In Gemmatimonadetes bacterium SCN 70-22, the sequence CTCATCCCGGTGGCGCTCTTTCCCATCCTCGGCGTCCTCGACGTCGACAAGGCGTCGGCCCCCTACGCCAACCCCATCATCGGCCTCTTCCTGGGGGGCTTCCTGCTGGCGCAGGCCATGACCCAGTGGATGCTGCACCGCCGCATCGCGCTCGGGATCCTGTCGCTCATGGGGGCACGGCCAGATCGGCTGGTGGCGGGCTTCATGATCGCCGCCGGCTTCATCAGCGCGTGGATCAGCAACACGGCGACGGCGGTGATGATGCTCCCCATCGGGCTGTCGGTGGTGCGCATGGTGCACGAGGCCGACCCGGCCGAGGGCCAGGCGGCGTCGGATTTTCCGACGGCGCTGATGCTTGGCATCGCCTATGCCTGCAGCATCGGCGGGCTGGCCACGCTCATCGGCTCCCCGCCCAACGCGCTCTTCGCCGGGATCATGTCGCAGCAGTTCGGGGTGGAGATCGGCTTCGCCCGCTACATGATGCTCGGCGTCCCGATCGTGCTGCTCGGCCTCCCGCTCACGTGGCTTGTCCTGACGCGCTGGAGCCACCGCGTTTCGCGTGAGGAGATTCCCGGGGCCGCCGAGCGGATCGACCGCGAGTGGCGGGCGTTGGGCCCGATGTCACGGGGGGAGGTGATCGTCGCGGTCGTCTTCGCCCTCACCGCGCTGGCGTGGATCTTCCGCCCCCTGCTGGAGCGGGCCCTGCCCGGGCTATCGGACACCGGGATCGCGATCGGGGCGGCGCTCATCCTCTTCCTCGCGCCGGTGAACCTGCGCAAGGGGGAATTTGCCCTGAGCTGGGAGTCGGCCCGTGGGGTGCCGTGGGAGATCCTGGTCCTGTTCGGGGGCGGGCTGTCGCTGGCCAATGCCGTCGCCCGCACGCAGCTGGCGGACTGGATCGGGAGCAACCTCGGCGTGGTACAGGGGCTCCCCGTGTGGGTGGCGGTACTGGTGGTGACGCTGACCATCATCTTCCTCACCGAGCTGACGAGCAACACGGCCACGGCGGCGGCGTTCATCCCCATCGTGGCCTCGCTGGCGGTGGCGGTGGGGGCGCCCCCGGTACTTCTCGCGGCGCCGGCGGCACTCGCCGCCAGCTGCGCCTTCATGCTCCCCGTGGCCACCCCGCCTAACGCGGTCGTCTTTTCCGGCGGCTACGTGACGATCCCGCAGATGGCGCGCGCAGGGCTCATCCTCAACGTCGTCTTCACGGTGCTGATTGCAGGGCCGGGGAGCTGGCTGGTCCTGCACCTGTTCCGGTAGGGCGCCTCGGGCCTTTCGCCCCTTCGCCTCACGCGTCACCTTGTACGGTGACGCGCGGGGACCTCGCGAGTCTGTCGTGCGTACGCCGCCAGTGCGCGGCGCCGGGTGACGAGACGTGCCAGGGAGGGGGAAGGGCTCTTGATGGCGCTCGCCGAATCGCCGCCAACCATCGACTCGAGCATCCAGGCCGGGCGCGACGAGGAGCGCGTGCTGGACGAGGTGCGTGCGCTCGCCCTCGAGCTGGGGGGCGACCGCGCCGCCCGAGCCGTGTCGCCCACCGCGTCACTGGAACGCGACGTCGGCCTGGGCAGCCTGGAGCGCGTCGAGTTGATGGCGCGCCTCGAGCGTGCGTTCGGGCGCGAGCTGGACGATGCCTTCCTCCTGCTCGACACGCCGCGCGAGATGGCGCGGGCCCTCCCGTTGGTGCCCGAGGTGCACCTGCCGGCGAGCGGACGGGGAGCCGCGGTCGGCCCGGCCACGGCGCTCCGCACCGAGGAGGTGGCGACGCTGGTCGACGCCCTTCGCCGGCGCGCGGCGGCCGAGCCGGCGCGGACGCACGTCCTCCTCCACCGCGACGCCCAGCTGCAGCCGGTGACGTACGCCGAGCTCTGGGATGGCGCGGCGCGCATCGCCGGTGCCCTCCGCGAGCACGGGCTGGGGATCGGCGAGCCGGTGGCGCTGATGCTTCCCACCGGGCTCGATTACCTGCAGGCCTTCATGGGGATCCTTGCGGCTGGCGGTATCGCCGTCCCGCTCTACCCCCCGGCCCGGCTCGACCGCCTGGGCGAGTACCTGCAGCGCCAGTCCCGCATCCTCGCCAACGCCGACGCGCGTTTCCTCGTCGCCATGCCCGAGGCCCTCCCCGTGGCGCGCCTGCTCAAGGGGAGCGCGCCCGCACTCGGCCGGACCCTCACGGTCGACGCCCTGCGCGGCGGCGAGCCGCTGTCCGTCCCCCCGTCCCTCACGGCGGGCGACGCCGCGCTCGTCCAGTACACCTCGGGGAGCACGGGCGACCCCAAGGGGGTCCTCCTGTCGCACGCCAACCTCCTCGCCAACATCCGCGCCATCGCCACCGGCGTCGACATGCAGCCCACC encodes:
- a CDS encoding anion transporter, whose product is MAGLVLGLVVFAWMLVVPPPREMTLPAWRTAAVGTLMAIWWVTEAIPIPATALIPVALFPILGVLDVDKASAPYANPIIGLFLGGFLLAQAMTQWMLHRRIALGILSLMGARPDRLVAGFMIAAGFISAWISNTATAVMMLPIGLSVVRMVHEADPAEGQAASDFPTALMLGIAYACSIGGLATLIGSPPNALFAGIMSQQFGVEIGFARYMMLGVPIVLLGLPLTWLVLTRWSHRVSREEIPGAAERIDREWRALGPMSRGEVIVAVVFALTALAWIFRPLLERALPGLSDTGIAIGAALILFLAPVNLRKGEFALSWESARGVPWEILVLFGGGLSLANAVARTQLADWIGSNLGVVQGLPVWVAVLVVTLTIIFLTELTSNTATAAAFIPIVASLAVAVGAPPVLLAAPAALAASCAFMLPVATPPNAVVFSGGYVTIPQMARAGLILNVVFTVLIAGPGSWLVLHLFR